Genomic DNA from Lactuca sativa cultivar Salinas chromosome 8, Lsat_Salinas_v11, whole genome shotgun sequence:
CAATGACGTGAATACAATAAAAATATATGGTAAACAAATTGTTTATATTATGTATGTTGGGGTTGTTTTTGCATAGATATGGAAATCATGATGTTTTTAAGGTTGAATACTGAATGAATGAGGATGGAAAACTTGATGAAAAGAAAGATGAGTAGGTTAAGTCACCTTTCTCAACAATTTAGGGGTTACTTTTGGACTACTTGATGTCATGTTAGGGAAAGCATATTAAGTTTCTTTGCTAAATCATTATGTGGAATAATAACTAATAAGCTTTGTCATAAGGATTGACATGGTTTAATTTTATGCAAATTCCAAGTGgggtatttaatatttatatttacgTTACATGTTATTTTGAAATGGTTTAAGAGGATATATCTTTAGTTGTGCATAACATATGAATATATTGGGTTGTTAGAATTTCAAAATACCAAAGTTTCTCTTTTTTCCAAATACCTGTTTCTCAATTCATATGAATATAGttatgtgtttgattaagttttCAATTCAAAATATTTTAATCACTCAATAACCATTAGAATAATTGATTCATGCAAATTCTTTCAAACCAAAAAACTTGATTTCTAACAACTCCAACCAATTACTCCATTGAAAGGAGCATAATCCAAACCAGAGAAAAAAAAACCAGTTTCTCAATCCTAAGCACTAGACAAAATACCATATCAATTTTCTTTGTTGTGAAAAGACTTTATTAACCCTGTTCAAAAACCACCTCAAAGAATATCCGAAAAtgacaaaaaagaaaaaagaaaaatggaGCTACAACATGTGCTAGAAACCGAATAATAACGCCACCTCTGCAAACCAAGTTTCTTAGCTGCAAGATCATATCATgtaattgttgttgttgttaaggATAAAAAGTTGGAACAACATTTTACATTGTCAAGATGTCTGGTTCTTGAACAATCTTTGCAAATGTTTTAAGGAAAGCAGCCAAATCTGCTCCATATACAATTCTGTGATCAGCAGTAACATTTACCTGAAAAAGattataataatcataataacatCATGAATTTCTTAAAAAACGAATTTAATAAAGATTccaaaaaacattatttaatatacaaaaaataaaactcaCCATCATTTGATTTTTCACACTGAAATATCCATCTTTATCAGCAACAGCAGTAGGCTTTGAAGCTCCAACAGCCATAATAGCACCCTGCAACAAATCAAACATTTCAAAATTTCAATATGACCTAAATAATATAAAACTTACACAGATAAAGATTTCATAAATTGACTAAAATcaagctttttttttttaacacatACCTGTCCAGGAGGAAGAATAGCATCAAATCGATCCACTCCAAACATGCCTAAGTTTGAAAGTGTAAAAGTCCCTGCAATCAAAATGGCATATGTCAATAAATACTATTTCATCCATAAAATCTTGAAAAGAAAGAAGATATAATTACAATGAGAAACTTATATGGTTTGGTGGTTTACCTGAGTTGTATTCATGGGGCTGAAGTTGTTTGGATCTTGCTTTCTCCACAAGCTCCTTCCATTTTTGGGATAACAGATAAAGATCCAACTACAAGAAAGCAAAAAGAATGAAGGATTTCTGTCTATATTTGCTAGGAATAAAAAGACTTAAGATCCAATGCATACCTTGTCAGCATCTTGGAGAACAGGGGTGATTAAACCACCATTGATAGCCACAGCTACTGCAATATTGATGCTGTTGTTATAAGTAAAACTCTTTCCATCTTTGCAACTTGCATTGACCACAGGATGCTGAACAAGGGCCATGGCAGCAGCCTTTGCTAGCAAAGCAGTCATGGTAACACCCTTGGGCTTAACCTGAAGATCCATCCACCAACAAACAAGTTAAATTTAGGAATATTATAGGTCAAATGTTCAATCGAACTGTGAGAGTATATGATTAGTATGAGTATGATCAGATTTCAGTAAGAGATAGGTAAACATGAATTTGACCTTCTCATATAGAGCATCAAGAGCATCAGTGATAATCGGGTAACCAACACGGAATGTTGGCACAGACAAGCTCTCAATCATGTTCTTTGACACAGCAGCTTGCATTGTGGTAAATGGAACGATTGTAGCCCCGGGAATTTCAGCAAATGTTGGTGATGACTTAGCCGGAGCAGCAGGAGGAGGAGCAGAAGGAGCGGTGGCGGTTGCAGTGGCAGGCGAGGATTTCGCAGGTTTGATTCCGGCAGCAGCTTCAACATCCGCCGGAGTAATCCTCCCAAATGGCCCAGTCCCAATTACCTTGTTTATATCGACCTTATGCTGTTTCGCCAGCTTCTTCGCAAATGGTGTCGAAACAATCTTCCTCGATCCATCCGCCGCAACAGGAGCCGCAGCTGGTGTAGAAGGAGCAGCAACCGGAGCCGGAGGAGGCGGAGGAGGAGAAGGAGCGGAAGCAGCAGGAATCGACGGAGCAGAACTACCAGCACTAGCGGCTTTCGCCTTAGCTTCTTCAATTTCCGCTTCAGTCTCCGCTAACAAACCGATCGGAGCGCCAACTGGAGCCGACTCACCCTCAGGAACAACAATAGCGGCAAGAATTCCATCATAGAAGGTTTCAACATCCATATCAGCTTTATCAGATTCAACAACGACAACAGACTCACCTTTGGAGAGAACATCCCCTTCGGACTTGATCCATGAGACGATCTTGCCCTCAGTCATGGTGGAGCTGAGTGCAGGCATGAAGATCTCTCTGATTTTAGCACGAACGGTGTAATTCCTTGTGCGGCGAGTGAATGTAACGGCGGGTGAGGAGGTAAAGCGCCATTGGGTGTTGGCTGCGGAGATGGATGAAGAGAAAGAGAGTGATGGGGAAGCCCTAGCTTGCAGAAGTGAAGAAGACATTGTAGAGAGGGATATGGGGAGGATGGATTTGAGGGTGAAATGAGAAAATCGGGGAGAGAGATATAGGAATGGAAAGAGAATGAGGCGGAgaagacgaggatatgaggaagaGGGAACACTGTAAACATCGCCCAAACATTGGCCATGTCATCCGAGTTCGTTGGTCTACTCTACTCCCACAACTAAACACATTTCTTCTAAATTTGCTATTTGTTTCCTTCACTTAAAAAAACTATAACTATACCTTAAACattgttttaaaaatcaaatacTCCGTATTTTACTTAGTATTGTTTTTCACTTTATAAAATTGTAACCATATGATCGGATTATGGTGGAAAGATAATGTGACTTTGGGACTTTGATATGTTATAACCGTTATTGATACGTTAACAATAAGTCTATATGCAGTTGTTATAGCCGaaataaaaaaatctcttaattttaAAGGTAAAATTTAAAGACTTGGCTTTACATAAGATATTGATGTAGTTATGAACATTATTACAAGTTTGACAAACATGTGTTGTTCTTATGTGGATGTGGTAAAATTATTTTAATCCTAATACTAATGCCAACTATAGACCAAGAGAATCCCATTAAATCAACAATGAACTCTCCGTAGACAACTCTCTGTAGACAGAAAAACGACTATCATTATATGACCACCGATATACGAATAAAGAAAATTTGTAAAAAGAGCAAACAAGGTGAAAGTAAGTCATACTATGCAGTAGACATATACATGATACTTTGGAAAGAAGTGTACGAATATGAGAACCTGCAAATGGAGAAAATACAGAGGGTATTGGATAGAGAGTAGTAAAACGATACATGGATAAGCATAAACTAACATAAGAGCATAAATCTTTTCcaacaataaatataaaaaaaaacatagacaTACATAGTGGCGAACTATCCATCAACCCTAATGTTACACATCCACACCACCTTATATGAGGTCATGTATTATGTAAGAGCAAATTTCTCCATGTCAAACCTCATACTATCCATCAACTTCTTTCGAGGATGTCCTTTCTTTCTCTTACCATCAATCATCATTGACTATACCCTTTTATTGTTGTTGATTATAGCCTCCTTATGATAGGTTAACTagaaaaataacatttaaaaaaaaaaacaaatagaagAATTTGCATGTAGCAACATCATTATGATTTTGAGACGAATTAATGAAGTTGTAGTTTACAATATGATGCTCGATATGAAGCTGAATGGACAAATTTTATAGATATTGTATTGGATTCTTGAAGTGGCATGAGATATCAATTTTGTAGAAAATATTTTAGAGTTTACACTTTTAGACACTAAGAACCATATCACTATATCACAGAAAGGGTTAAAGGATTATTGTACAACCCTTTGATTTTACATATGATCATATGATTATAGTTTCCATCTTGTTTAAATCGTCTCACTGGAATTCTGATAAATTTTTTGTTTGTATAATCATAAAAGTATCACGATATTACAATCAAAATCTCGATCTAAATAACAGTGATGTTAAAGAATACTTAATGACAAACTATGAATAATGCAATTATATTTTtggttgttttgtggtttaattaaccaattttttttttttttgatattttttagaACGGCGGGTTAGTATATGTTTGTAATAGAACTCATGACCTCCGTGTTATTAAGTTCTTGTTAGATAATTTGTTAGCCAGTTAAGCTAGTCctaacttgtattttttttttctttaaattaacCATTTTACTTCATATGTTAGCTTCCACCGATTTCATTGTTGAATGTTAATGTGACATTTAATTAAGTGATATGCAATTTATGTGGCAATTTGGTTGACACATAGACAATTACTAATTCAACTGTAAAGGAATGTAGGTTTCTTTCTTGAAATCGGTCTAGAACAAAGAATCAAACAAATTAAATGCCTTCTTTTGCTTCCATATACAAATTTGGAGTAAATGTCCACCAATTAAATGACATTTATGTACACGGATCTAGATCTCAAGCTAAGTGTTGGACTTCTTAGACCGTTTTACATTTAAAACTGTGGTAGAAAATATGTTAGAAAATATATTAGGTGCCATAACTATCAAGTAAATTGTTACATAttgtacatttgaaatataaaagtTGATTTTGGAACCAAGTTTGTTATCCTTAAAAGAATTGCAACTATTTGAAATGGATCGATCTCCCATGAACCCAATTATTGGCGAGAAATGCAACTATTTTTAGGAATTCAAAATGTTCTCCGCAAAAAGGTTATGGATGATATTTAGGTTTTGCTTTTTTAACTAAATTAAGTATAGGGATAGATGGTCTAGTTTAGATTGATCTGTTTGATGTTGCCCTCCTCATATGACTTGTAATTTGTAGACGTCTAGCATCTTGTTAGTTTGTTTTTCTAATAAATTTTATTGAGTTTCCAAAAAAAACCAATTAGAAAATTAATTAGAGAAATACAAAGTGTAAACTAACAAATGAAATACATATAACGGCTAAGGTTTCATAttattatcaaagagaagtacaaatacaatgaaaaggaaagacataatatatagacaagctaattagggtttcctagcgaaAAGGCCCAATCATAaaaccaaataaaaaataaagccCAAAATATTATTAGGTTAACATCCCCCTTCAAACTCACAATGCAACAACAATAAGCATTGAGAGTTTGTCAGACAGAAAATGGAATCGAGAAGCAGTCAACGGCTTCGTAAGAATATTAGCAATCTGCAAAGAGGAAGGAACATAAGGAAGGGAGATAGTGCCCTTCTGGAGATGATGACGTGTGAAATGACAGTCAATCTCAATGTGCTTTGTGCGCTCATGAAACACTGAATTCTTGGCAATCATTATCGCACTCTCGTTATCACAATACAAAGGGGTAAACTGAGAGATGTGAACGCCCATATCTGCAAGAAGCCATCTCAACCAAACAATCTCACAAGTGGCGATAGCCATGGCTCGATACTCAGATTCTGTAGAAGTTCGAGAAACAACATCTTGTTTCTTTCTTTTCCATGATAtcaatgaatctccaagaaaaACACAATACCCAGTAGTGGACTTACGATCATAAATATCACTATCCCAATTTGCATCACTATAGGCACGCAAATCAAGAGAGGATGAAGAAGGAAACATAAGAGTACGGAACTGAGTACCACGTAAATATCTCAAAATACGAAGAACAGCTCCCCAATGAACAGTAGTAGGAGCAGTGACAAACTGGCTAACCACATGAACTGCATGAGCAATATCCGGTCTAGTGACAGTCAGGTAAACCAAACTCCCAACAATGGTACGATAAATACTTGGATCTGATAATGGGACACCATCAGTTGGAGAGTACTTTGCATTACTCTCTATAGGCGTATCAACTGTTCGATTATCCGTGAGTCGTGCACGTTCAAACAAATCTGAAATATACTTCGTTTGAGATAAAAGATAACCCTTTGGAGATTGAGCAACTTCAATCACCAAGAAATAACGAAGTAATCCCAAGTCTTTCATAGCAAAACGGTGAGCCAAATCACGCTTTAAAGACTCTATACCATCATGATCATCACCAGTAATAatcatgtcatcgacatacaaggaAAGAATAATCCGCCCTGCATTCG
This window encodes:
- the LOC111916847 gene encoding dihydrolipoyllysine-residue acetyltransferase component 4 of pyruvate dehydrogenase complex, chloroplastic; its protein translation is MSSSLLQARASPSLSFSSSISAANTQWRFTSSPAVTFTRRTRNYTVRAKIREIFMPALSSTMTEGKIVSWIKSEGDVLSKGESVVVVESDKADMDVETFYDGILAAIVVPEGESAPVGAPIGLLAETEAEIEEAKAKAASAGSSAPSIPAASAPSPPPPPPAPVAAPSTPAAAPVAADGSRKIVSTPFAKKLAKQHKVDINKVIGTGPFGRITPADVEAAAGIKPAKSSPATATATAPSAPPPAAPAKSSPTFAEIPGATIVPFTTMQAAVSKNMIESLSVPTFRVGYPIITDALDALYEKVKPKGVTMTALLAKAAAMALVQHPVVNASCKDGKSFTYNNSINIAVAVAINGGLITPVLQDADKLDLYLLSQKWKELVEKARSKQLQPHEYNSGTFTLSNLGMFGVDRFDAILPPGQGAIMAVGASKPTAVADKDGYFSVKNQMMVNVTADHRIVYGADLAAFLKTFAKIVQEPDILTM